The Magnetococcus marinus MC-1 genome contains the following window.
GTAGTGTTGGCTATGTCTATTAATCAGGAGATTGAGGATTTTTTTTCAACTTCTCAAGAGTCGGTTCTCGAAGAACCAGAAAAATTCAAAGCTCGCCTGAAGATTGGTTCTGAGTCATTCACGTACTTAAACAAGGCTGAAAATTTGAGCGATTTTTTGACTGTGCTGGGAGGAGGTGGCTTGGCCTCCGCTGGAGCAGCAACAGCCTGGTTTGGGTCTTTAGGGTTGGTTGGACAATTGGGGCTTGCTGTAGGGGCTGTGTCTACCCCTGTCGGGTGTGTTACGCTTGCTGGAGTTGGGGGAGCTGCGGCAGTGTTTGGAGCTCAGCGCCTATTCAAATCTGTAAAAAAAGAGGCTATTTCTGAAGTTCCCAAATTCATTAATAGTCCTATTGATGTCTTGGCTGCATCAATCCTAAATATCTTTGCTCCCATAGCCCTCAAATTAGCTCATTCTGATGGAAACTATCGCGAGTCAGAACGCAAGGTCATACAAAGATATTTTATCAATGATTGGGGGTTCAATCGTTCATATCTTGTTGAGGCTTTAGCCGAAATGGAGAAAAACCTGGACAAGTATAGTTACGCTGTTCTCTCAGATAATTTGCGTGATCTTGAAAAAACTGGTGATCTGAAATTTTCTGTTATGACAAAGGAAATTCTTACAATCGCTAAATCAGTCTGTAACGCTGATGGATTTATTCACGAGGCTGAAAAGAAAGATCTCCAAAACCTAATGGCCGCATTTAAAGCTATATAGCAGGTGTTTTAACTGAAAACCCAGAAAAAAGCATGAGACAAGATGCCGAATTTATCAAACCAACTAATTGTAAAGCTTATTGTACCCTCGGTTATCTTAGGTAATGTAATTTCAGTAACTGCTATTTACTATATTTCTCAAGAACAGGATCTTGGTGGCCTAAAGTTCATTGCATTGGCCGGGTGTTTTCTGTCTGCGATAGCAGCACTTTTTCTGAAAGAGGCGAGGAAAAGTGCTGAATATCACAAGATCCAATTAGAAATAATAAATAACCAGGAAAAACTTGCAGCGATTAAAGAAAAAGAATCGTATTTAAAAGAAGCTGTGGATGATTTGCAAAAGAAAGAATCTGCAATCAGAGATAAACTTGTTTTGCTACAACAATTTAAAGAGTTTAACGACGCAGATAAATTTCTACAAGAAGAGATTCATCAACAGTCTGAGCAAGATAAAGAGGTTTCAAAATTCATTGATGAAAAAATTCATGAGATTTTTGATAGAATTAAAACTGACTACTACACTAAAGACGGGCAATTTCAATGGGGTAGGATGGAGTATGAGTTAGTGTCCATAGCTCAACAAATAGCTAAAATTTATCACCCAGATGCAAAAAGCCCGATTTTAGAAACAAACATTGAAAAAACAGTTAGGGCATTTAATAGATTAAGCCTTCAACTTCTTGTAATGCTTGACCAACTACCCTTCAATATGAAGGAAACATCACTGAGCGATTTTTATGCATACATTAAAAAAGGAGTGGCTTTTTATAAGGTTTATAAAAAAGCAGAGCCCATTCTCTCCAAGGCAAAGTACGTCACTCCACTGCTTAGAATTTCCGCTGGTAGTCACCCACTGACTGCAGTGGCTTCAACTGTTGCTGCTGAAGCCGGGAAAGAGTTCATTAAACATAAAAAGGAAGCCATGGGGTTGGCTACATTAAGTGATTTGGTCAATATGGTAGGAGATCAAGTCGCTTATCTCTATGGGCCTTCTGTCAGGTTTAGAGGGATTGAATGGCTGTTTTCCCTTGAACTCACAGAAATTTCCAAGGTGTTCCACCCCTTACCTCATAATGTCCTTTCTCAATCACTTCAGACGGTCTCTGGAATCTCTTTCAAAAGTGAATATGATCGTATCTATGTATACAGGCACTTAGCTGCGGGAAAAAGCCTTGTATATAGCGTAGATGGAGCTTACCAGCTAAACCAAAGTGACAGAAGTGTTCTTGTAGAAAAGCTTGAATCTTTCATTAATGAGTCAGGCCTTTTGGCAGGGGAAGAGATTTACAACTCCAAGAAAACATTTGAATGGAGAAAGCAGTTATTTGATCGCTGCGGATCTAAACTCTCATTTAAAGCTGACTTTCAATCTGATAGTGATTTGAAGCAGGTTCTCCATACTGATTCACCTGTTGAAGCCGTAGATAGGAATCTTGCAAGTTTTATATTAAATCTGGTCCATATTTTACCTGATTTTATTTATGATCACGTGTCTCTTCCTGATAATGCCATTTGCGACTATAAAAAATTCTGGATGGTAGGTGCGAAGGGGCGTCTTGAGCTAGTGGCTCAACATGGATCCGATGCCTTACATCACATTTGGCAATTTCAGGTTGACGATGATGAAATTGCACTAAACCGTGTCAAGCATACTGTGAGCGATGATTGTCATATCCTCGGAGGCAGATGGCTAATTGATATGCCAACATCAACACTGATTATGATAGAAGGCAAAATCGGTTATGTCTACGGGAACCATTTTAAAGCATTGATAAAGTGGAAGTCCGATATTGACTCCCTACGCGGATTTCAACCAGAAGTGGAGGAAAGTGAATGATTCCTCATCAAGAACTCAAAGAACGCCAAAGAGCTCTAAGGGGCCGTTTTCCTGAAGACTTAAATCTCCGTGTGCACAGAGGTCTTTGAGCTGGTTAAAACGGGCTGAGCAAGCAGGGAGTTCCAGGGACATACACTTAATGAGCGATTAGGAGTGATTACAAATAATGGTGAGATTGGCAAGAGTGGTCATTCCAAGTGTAGCGCACCATGTTACGCAGAAGGGTAACCGCAGGCAGGATATATTTTTTGAGGAATCCGATTATGAGGCCGATTTGAAAGATGTACGTGTTTGGTGTGAAGCTTGTGGTGTGGAGGTCTGAATCGGGACCAAAGTCAAAAATGAGTGTTGATCATGAATAAAGTGTATGTCCCCGGAATTCTCCCCGGAATTCTATGGTTTGTGTACCGTAAAAGCCTGCTGGCACGACACAACGCCTTTTGTAGCGTACAGAATATCCACAAGCCTCGTTGCGGAGCGTGTTTTGAGTTCCAATATCCACACAGACCAATTTCGTGAGGTATCCTGAAGATTCTGGACACTTTTGTTTGGTATGATGCCCAAAAGGGGTGTTCATAATGAAAAAGGCTCAGAGTTACACATCGGAATTCCGCAGCGAAGCGGTCAAATTGGTTTTGGAGTAAGGGCTTACGCTGGAGTTGGCAGCTGAAAGGCTCGCCATCCCCAAGAGCACCCTGTCGAATTGGACATCCGCCGCCAGGACGCATGGTAAGGAGATGCTAGGAGGCAGATCTGTTTCTGATCTTGAGGCGGAAATTACACGATTACGCAAAGAGTTAAAGCAGGTCCGAGAAGAGCGTGACGTGATAAAAAAGGCCACTGCGTACTTTGCCAAGGAGACGCTGCAAAATACTATATAAAAATAGATTCGCGCCATCCACCAGGAGCGAGTTACTTGCCCACCACGCCATCCACTAGGAGCGTGTTACTTGCCCACCACGCCATCCATCAGCGCGGCCAACTCGCCCGTTAAAGCGTGCCGGGAATAACGGGCTACCACCGCTGGCTTGGCCCGCTCAACCGCGCCGCTACGTACCTGCTCCACAAACGCCGGTAATGCATTCTCCTGGGCCGTGGCATCGTGCAACGACCATATGCTGCTCAACCCCGCCGCTCGCATCAAATCCGCCGCATCCCCTTGAACATCCCCCAACGCCAAAATAGGCTTGCCCATGCGCAAATACTCAAACAACTTGGCCGGAATCAGATCATTAAAATGGGCCCCTTGCAACAACAACAGCGCATCCACCTGCGCCATCTCCTCCAGAGCCTGCGCATAGGGCAGCGTAGGGGCCAACCGCACCATGCTACGCAACCCATTTTGATCAATCTGCTGCTGAAGATACTCCTCCATTCCACTGCCCCGAAAGGTGATCTGCAAAGTCTCCGGACCCACCACCCCCAAACGGTGCAACCGCCCCAAAACCTCCAATAACGTAACCGGGTCTCGCTCATCCTGACCCGGATAGATAATACCACTATGCAGCAGATGCACCGGCTTTTCCGGATCTGCTACCCTGGCCAAAGGCAAACCCTGAAAATTCTCTTCATCAAAACCGTTGGCGATCACCTGAATCTTATCCGGATCCATATAGGGATAACGTTCCCTGTATAACCGCTGTATGCCCGGCGTCGTCACCACCACCCGGTTGGCACTGCTGATATGGCGCGCCTCTAACGTGCCAAACAGCTCACGCTGACGCGGATGCGCGGGAAAGGTCGCGTTGAGCTGACAATCCCGAAAATCCGCCACCCATGGCACCCCACTAATCAGGCTTAAACTATGGGCAATACGGTGACAGGTGGCAATGGGATAGGTGGCCCAAATCAAATCCGGTTGATCGCGCTGAATGATGCGCAAACCCCGCCAAATGGCAGGCCAGCGCCAACTACGCCAACGGTCAGGACGCGCCGTAAAACCAAAATAGCGCCCCGCAATCGCTAAATGACGGGTGGCATCCAGCGCAAAACTACGGTACACCGGCACCTGTGGGGGAATCTCCACCAACTGCTCCGGTGTGGTTTGCGCATAGCTGCGGGCATGGGCCGATAAAACAATGGGCTGCCAACCATAATCGGGCAGATAAC
Protein-coding sequences here:
- a CDS encoding glycosyltransferase; this translates as MMGKRVLMIAFHFPPAMGYSGTQRALKFCRYLPDYGWQPIVLSAHARSYAQTTPEQLVEIPPQVPVYRSFALDATRHLAIAGRYFGFTARPDRWRSWRWPAIWRGLRIIQRDQPDLIWATYPIATCHRIAHSLSLISGVPWVADFRDCQLNATFPAHPRQRELFGTLEARHISSANRVVVTTPGIQRLYRERYPYMDPDKIQVIANGFDEENFQGLPLARVADPEKPVHLLHSGIIYPGQDERDPVTLLEVLGRLHRLGVVGPETLQITFRGSGMEEYLQQQIDQNGLRSMVRLAPTLPYAQALEEMAQVDALLLLQGAHFNDLIPAKLFEYLRMGKPILALGDVQGDAADLMRAAGLSSIWSLHDATAQENALPAFVEQVRSGAVERAKPAVVARYSRHALTGELAALMDGVVGK
- a CDS encoding TerB family tellurite resistance protein, whose amino-acid sequence is MSINQEIEDFFSTSQESVLEEPEKFKARLKIGSESFTYLNKAENLSDFLTVLGGGGLASAGAATAWFGSLGLVGQLGLAVGAVSTPVGCVTLAGVGGAAAVFGAQRLFKSVKKEAISEVPKFINSPIDVLAASILNIFAPIALKLAHSDGNYRESERKVIQRYFINDWGFNRSYLVEALAEMEKNLDKYSYAVLSDNLRDLEKTGDLKFSVMTKEILTIAKSVCNADGFIHEAEKKDLQNLMAAFKAI
- a CDS encoding transposase; the encoded protein is MAAERLAIPKSTLSNWTSAARTHGKEMLGGRSVSDLEAEITRLRKELKQVREERDVIKKATAYFAKETLQNTI